TTTGTGGCTACTCCTGTTTACAGAAGCACTCTCGCTCTGAAATATAGATTGGGTTTATGGGATACCTACACACGTTATCGTCAGGAGATGCTGAGGATTGGCGAGTTCTATGATCTTAATCTCGATTTTGATTTAGTCACCAACAAGGATAATTGGTGGGATACGCACCATACTCGTCATGGGGATTATGTCAGTGAACTGATTATTAACAAAGCGTATCTGGTCAATCAGACTAATCTGGAGAGTACGACCGAGCAACTTAAGCCTGTTCAGAAAGAACTGGACCAGGTTGATGCGTTGCTGACTCAGTATAAACGATGGGATTCCATGAAAGAGAGGGTTAATAAGCGGGTACAACAAACGCCCCCCCTGGGTTGAAGTATCATTCAAAGAACTCTTGCACCTCGTGGTGCTAGCTATATAATTAGCTGAGTGTATTTATGCTTATAGCGGAGTGGGTGGATAGATAATATGATGAACGAATATATTGCAAGTGAATTCACCCTGACCGCCTATAAGGCCTTGTTAACTCTTGCTCAAACACGCTTTTGTTTTAAAAATTACTCCAATTTTCTCGACCATGATAATTTTTTGCTGCTAAGGCATGATGTGGATTTTTCTCTGGAACATGCCTTAAAAACTGCACGAATTGAACACGAGATGCAGATTGGAAGTACTTATTTTATTCATCTTCATAACGAGTTTTACAATGCCCTTGATGTTGGCTCTCTTAAATTAATGAGAGAACTCTTGTCGTTGGGACATCATATAGGGCTTCATTTTGATGTTCACTATTACAATATAAAAGGAAAAGAGGAATTAGAGTATTGGTTAGCATTTGAAAAATCCTTGATAGAGCGGGTATTGGATTGTCGCATTGATGTATTCTCTTTTCATAACACCAATGATTTTACTATGGGTTGTGAAGAACATGATTACGCGGGCATGCTGAATACCTATTCTACTTATTTTAAAACGCAGGCGTCTTATTGCTCCGATTCCAATGGGTATTGGCGATACAGAAAATTAGAGGAGGTATTATTAGATCCTGAAATCAAAAAATTACAAGTACTTCTACATCCCGAATGGTGGACTGATGAGGAACTGATGCCAAGAGAAAAGGTATATCGCTGTGCTCAATATCGATTTGAGAGTACGGTTGCGAATTATGATCAAGCCCTTATTGATTTTGGCCGATTAAATTTAAGCTAATAAAAATGCAATTTATAAAAAAATTTTTCAAGTCATCCATGCCCTGTACGGCCCCTAAGAAACGCAGTGTCGTATTTTACCGACATAGTTACTACCATTTTTATTACTTGGCCAAAGCCTTGCGTAAACGTGGATGGGATGCGATTGTGGTCAATTTAGAACCGACAGATGGGATAAATGCCAATTTTTATCATGGCGAAGATATGAATTTATACGATGAGGATCCTGTCCAATTTAATAAAAACATAAAAAATTTTTTTCAAGAAGCCAAATCCAAATACCGTTTAATGCATTTTGCAGGAGATGGGTATCTTTCTTTTTTTCCAGGCAATACCACCAGCAACGAGCCTTCTGACATTATTGAATGGAAACAGGCTGGCAATAAAGTCGCCTACACCATCAGCGGTTGTAACAGCGGTATTTCCCAATCTTCAATTTCATCCTGGTCAATGGCAGACAACGGGTTAAAAGTCTGTGATCGTTGCATATGGCAAAATAATGAAGAGGTATGCAGTGATGCCAAGAATCTCAGATGGGGAAAAAAAGTCAGTAATTACTGTGATTTAATCTTTACTGAAACGTTGCCTGCACTGGATTTTATGGGCGCAAAAAAAAATACCATACGCGAGCCAGTAACAACATGCCTGGATAGGACCATCTGGAGATCCAATTTATCGATACCACACCATCATTGGGTTGATAAAAAAACAGAGGAAATTCTTATTTACCATGCAGTGGGCAACTATGACACACGACACTCGGAAACCCGAAATATCAAGGGGACGCCTTTTGTATTTGAAGCGATTGAACGCTTAAAAGCGGAGGGCTATCCTGTCAAATTAATGTTCATTACTAATCAATCGAATGAGGTGATTAAGTATTATCAGGCCCAGGCGGATATCATCGTCGATCAATTAAATTTCGGCCGCTATGGTGCCAATGCAAGAGAAGGGATGATGCTGGGCAAGCCTGTCATTTGCTACCTTAATCAATTCGAGTATAAAGAAGAGGATAAATTGCTTTCTTTACAGGAATGCCCTTTAGTTTCTGCAACCGAAGACTCTGTTTATAAGGAATTAAAAAATCTCATAGTCAATAAAGAATTGCGGTTGACGATCGGGAACGCAAGTAGAGAATACGCGTTAAAATGGCATGATGCAGAAGCCTGTGCTGAGCGATATGAAAGAATTTATGATGAACTCTTTAAGGAAACGCGTTAACGAATGGCTATGCCCTTAATTTGTAGCATTTTATGTCCTTGGTTCTTGTTTTAGAAAACAAAACCCCCATTTTCTTTACTGATATTATCAATAATAGACTGCCATATACAAAATTATTTTTAATTTGTATAATTATACGATATGAATATAATTTTGTATAATGAAATGAATTTAATTGAAATTTGGCATTATCACAGACCTGAATTAGCGAAGATATATTTAGACACTTTAAATGCCGGTTTAGTTACGTCTACAACTATTTTTGCTCCGCGTCGTGCTGGTAAAACTTCATTCCTTTTGAAAGATTTGACACCGGCAGCAGAAAAATCAGGTTATACAGTAGCATATGTTGACCTTTGGCAAACAAAGTTATCACCAGGGGTTTCTATTGTACGTGCTCTAGAGCGAGCCTTGGAGCCTAAAAATGCGGTTCAAAGTTTAGTTGCAAAGCTTCATACACCAATAAAAAAAATTAAAGCAAAGGCTGAATTGGCAGGAGCAACAGTTGAGGGCGAGATTGAGCTCGGGGATTCTACTAAGAAATACCAAACAGAAATAGCCTTGCAAATCGATGTATTGATTGATGAGTTATGTAAGAAAAAACCTGTTTTACTACTTATTGATGAAGCACAGGAACTGGCAAAAACTAAAGAGCATGAGGCAGTTGCAACAGCATTACGCACTGCAATAACAAGAAATCAAAATCGTTTAAGAGTAGTATTTACGGGCTCTTCACGAACTCAGTTAGCACATGTGTTTTCTAATTCAAACGCACCTCTCTACTCAACCGGAGCGGCTATAGCTGACTTTCCGAAGTTGGATCGTGATTTTGTTGAGTATATAGTGGAGCGTTTTAAACAATCTACTGGTAGAACATTACCAATCCTTCCTGCCTGGCAAGCATTTGTTAATTTTCAACAACAACCCGAGCCCTTTTTGGTTGGTATTGTCGATATGATACTTAATCCATCGATAACATTGGAAGACGCGATGAAGCTGGTAGCAGATAAACTTGCTCATACTGAAAATCATGAAGGGGCTTGGGCGGCACTGGATGCAACGCAAAAAGCGTTGGTTCGCATGATTGCCCAAGATCCATCGTTGAAGCCTTTTAGCAAAGCAGTAGTTTTAAAACTTCGTGTAATTATAGGTATTGAATCTTTGGAGGTTACACATGTTCAACGTGCAATGTCTAAACTGAGTAATGTAGTTTTTAAGTCTCCAAGAGATACGTATGAATTTGAAAATGAAGCGTTCGCGCAATGGGTTAGAACCCTGGCTGAATAAACAATAAGATAAACCAATTCACCTTATTTAATGATGGCCATTACAACAAGATCAATGAAATTGCCATCAATGCATGCAGCCTTTCTCAATATTCCTTCGATTTGAAAATCACATTTTTGATAAGCCTTTATTGCTCTTTGATTAGTGCTCAATACATTTAAGTAGATCCTTTTCAGATTGAGACTGCTAAAACCCCAATCAACCAGTTTTCTTACGGCATCGGATCCGTAACCTCGATTTTGATACTCTCTCTCTCCAATTCTGATTTGCAGTTCGGCATTGTGGTGGATCTGACTAATATTTCTTAGCGAACAAGAGCCTATTAATTTATTGTCCTGATTCTCGAGGATTGAAAATGTAATAGCATCTGATGGTTTAAAAAGATTGTCGAACCATTGCTGATGCTCCTGCTGAGAAACCTCTTTAAAATTGCCATTGAATAGAACCAGTTCCTTGTCATTTATCCACTTGAAGTAGTTTGCGCTATCAGACTGCAAAGGGAACCTTAAAGTAACTAAATGACTATTCATGTTTTTCCTGAATAATACGAAATGAGATAAAATAAGACGTATCTCTTTTTTATAAAATAAATGTTGTTATCATAGTCCCAATAATAGTGAATTGAAAGGATGTTTATGTTGGTCTGTGCAATCCACCAGCCTAACTTTTTCCCCTGGAACGGTTATTTCGACAAAATAAAACGCGCTGATGTTTTTATTTTTTTAGATGAGGTGGCTTACCCCAAAAGCGGCAGCGGCTCGGGGTCGTGGTGTAATCGGGTTAAGCTGCTTAATAATAATCAGCCCTCTTGGTATGGGTTGCCGATTAAAAAGGAATCGGGTATCCAATACATTAAGAATGTTACTTTTTCGGATAAAGCATTTCACATCAAAAAACTTAAAAAATCCCTTTTTTTCAATTATAAAAATGCCCCGTATTATGAAGAGGTCATGGCAAAAATTGAGCCTCTGCTGGATTTCGATACCTCCTCGCTGGCTGAATATAACATTAATGCGGTGATGGGTCTTTCCGCGTTATTGGGATTAAAAACCCGTTTTGTGAGGCAATCGCAATTGACTCATCAAGAGCACTCCACCGCATTATTGATTGAATTGTTAAAGCAGGTTAAGGCAGAGGCTTATCTTTGTGGCAATGGCGCCGGAGGCTATCAGGAGGATGAGCTGTTTTCACAGGCAGGGATTGAATTGATCTATCAAAATTACAACGCGGACAAGGATCAATGGCTGCCAATCCGGCATGAAAGCGAAGCAGGTTTATCCCTATTGCATAGCCTTTTTTACCGTGGATTGGCAGTTTAAGGTGTTATTATAGGTTTTACTCAACGATGAAATTAAATATTTTACTATTATGCAACAAGCCTCCTGTGGGCAATGATGCCAATACCATTATTGATCACATCGACGCATTCACGGACTATTCAGAACATACCATCTGGCTTTTATCGAATCTGGGGGATTTGAGTAGAAAACTGGATTTGCAGAAGTTTGATGCCATTATTATTCATTATTCACTGTGCATTTTAAATAATAATTACCTTTCGCAAAGCGCCAAGACGAGATTACGAAATTATCAAGGGTTAAAAATTATTTTTGTTCAGGATGAATACCGGCAAATTAACAACATGATCAGCCAATTGCAGTATCTGGATGTGGATGTCCTGTTTACCTGCTTCCCTGATGGAGAAATTGAGCGGATCTACAAGAAATCCGATTTACCCAAGGTGAGTAAATACAACAATCTAACGGGCTACATACCGGAGAGGCTGTTGCAATTGGGGCCGCAGCCGCCCATCAAATCCCGTCCTGTTCATGCGGGGTACAGGGCCCGGCGATTGTCGGCCTGGTTTGGTGAGTTAGGATACGAAAAATGGAATATTGCTGAAAAATGGCAGGAACATACCCGTGGGAAATCCATTGTTTCCGACGTGTCTTACCATGAACGAGATCGTATTTATGGTAAAAAATGGATTGAATTTCTAAGCCGCTGTAAAGCCACTCTGGGTGTGGAGAGCGGATCAAGCGTCATGGATTTCACCGGCGAACTGGAAAAGGAGGTTGAAGCGTATGAATTGACTCATCCTCATGCTTCGTTCCAGGAGATACAACAATTGTATTTCCGTGAATACGAAGGGTTATATAGGTTAAATCAGATTTCTCCTCGTTGCTTTGAAGCCATCGCTCTAAAGACCGCCTTGATTTTGTATGAAGGGGACTATTCGGGGGTTCTGGTTCCCAATCGCCATTACATCGTGCTCAAAAAAGATTTCAGTAACATGGATGACGTCTTAGCCAAATTAAACGATAATGATTACCTTCAGGCCATGGTCGATAGAGCATACGAGGAGGTTGCACGCAGTGGACAGTACAGCTACCAATCGTTCATACACTACGTTGACGGTGTGATTTCTAACGAGTTTCAGCAACGAAACAAAAGACTCGCAGGTAACTATTACGCCATTGATGAGTATAGAAAAGACATACGGCATGTCTCCATAAAAAGCAGATTATTTAAACTCGGCATGGGGACTTTTCAACGGCTACCTCCAGGCATGCGCTCGGTGATTAAGGGTATTTTAAAACCTAAAACCACACTTAAAATGCTTAAGAAAAAATATTATCAATTGAAATGATGGATTGGGGTAAATGACTCAGGCTCATGTTTTATTTCTTGCCGACACAACGCACCATACTGGCGCTGTGCAGGATCACATTAGGGCAGTCACTTCCAGTGATAAACTGCATTGGCATATCCTCAATCCGCTCGTTTGTAAAACCATTGATAAACTTGATCTCTCCCTCTTTGATGCGGTGGGTATCCATTACTCCATTAAACCGTACACACACTATTATTTATCAGCAGGCCTAAAGAAAAAAATTGCCGCTTATTCGGGCACCAAGTTCTTGTTTCTGCAGGATGAATATCAGAACGTGAATGGAGTGCAGGAGTATCTTCACAGTTTACAATTTGATTTGCTCTTTACTCTGGTTAATCAAAGCATCATAGCCAAAGCTTACCCGGATCCCAGGCTTAAACACTTAAAAAAAATAACCGTTCTTACTGGCTATGTGCAGGATGAGATGAAATATTATCAATCGCCTGCGATTGGTGAACGTCAGATTGATGTGTCTTATCGCGGCAGACGCTGTGAGTATTGGTTGGGAAGTCTCGCTTACGAAAAACAATGGATTGCTGAACAATTTACAAAACGTGTGAGCAAGGGTGAGTGGCGGCTGGATATTAGCCTTGAAGAATCCGATCGTGTTTATGGAGACGCGTGGATAAACCTGTTAAAAAATTCCAAGGCTGTTTTAGGAACAGAAAGCGGTGCCAGTGTATGGGATTTTGATGGCAGTGTGATTAAAAAAACCAACCATTTCATGCGTAAAAACAAGCAGGCGGGCTTTCCTGAAGTGTATGAGCACGTGTTAAAGCCTGATGATGGTAAGATCCTGTACAATGCAATTTCTCCGCGGGTGTTTGAGGCGGCAGCAACTAAAACGGCCATGATTATGTTCCCGGGGTACTACAGTGGTGTCTGCGAGCCTGACACGCACTACATCGTTCTCGAAAAGGACTTTTCCAACCTTGATAACGTCCTGGAACGCCTGCGGGACACTGAGTTTTTGCAGGCCATGGTTGACAGAACGTTTGACGATTTAATCTTGTCAGAAAAGTACAGCCAGCATGTCTTCTCCAATTTAATCGCGGATCAACTATTGCTGCAGATAGGGCAGCAAAGGAAAGGGCAGGAAAAGGCTATTCAACAGGAATTTCAGACGCTAGAAAAATACCAATGGCTGAACGTTGTTCGACGTGGCGCCACTGAATTAAAGTTTATACTGGCCCAGTTCTTTAAAATGCTTTTAGATGACAAATACACCGTAGCCACTCGCTTTACAATGTTGCTAAAGGGTGCCCACCGTTACATCACGTATTTAAAATCCCGATTGGCCAAGGTCTAGAGTGGCTGGAGTTCGTTATCCAATCCATGAGTGGATGCAGCTAATGCTTAGATTAGCTGCAGAATGTATCGTTTAATAACTCGCAGGAGTGGATTAAAAATAACAACCCGTTGAGTAAGAAAAAATTTAAGCTTTCTCAATAGGCTTATTTGTGCAAATTGGTTAACCGTGATGTGCATAACGCGGCTAAGCTTATGTTGAATGAAGCCTTTTATCTTAAAATGAGGTTGTATCCTTTTTTTAGGGATTTTCAGGAGCTGGGTAAACTCACCGAGCTGGTAAGGATTGTTGACTTGTATTTTATTGCGTAATTTGAACTGTAGGCTAATCAATTCATCAAAACGATGAACAAAGCTTGAATAGTGATACTGGCGATTAAGCGCGATGTCTTCATAAGCTCTGTCCGCCATGTCCTGCAGGTAGCGAATGTTTTTAATCTTGTTAATGACCTCAGTAATATTACTGAAATCCTTTTTAAGAGGGATGTAATGCTTATCTGGGATTAAAATGCCGGAATAATCACCTTCATACAAAACCAACACAGTTTTTAAAGCAATGGCTTCAAAACAGCGCGGTGAAATCTGATTCAATTTGTACAGACCCTCAAATTCGCTGAGGTATATTTTTTGGATTTTTTCAAAGGAGTCTTCCGGATAAGTTGCCTGATGAAAATCAACCAGTGTTTGCAACTGCCCTGTAAAATCCATGACGCTGGCCCCGCTTTCGACGCCTAAGGTGGTCTTACAGGTGAGAAGGAATTGAATCCAACGTTCACCATAAATCCGATCCTGTTCATTGTAGGAAATGTCAACGCTTAATCTGGTATCGTTCCCGACGTATTGATTCCATTGTTCTACAATATGCCATTTCTCATAACCGAGTTGGCCTAACCAGAAGGGCACCTTGCGGCTGCGGTAGCCGACATCAATTTGACGTTGCGAAATCGGGGGGATGGAAGAAGATAAATCCAGCAATCGTTGAGGAATATACCCTGTTAAATTGGAGTATTTCGCCAAAGAGGGCAATTTAGATGGACAATAAATTCTATCCATCTCTTCTTCAGGAAAACAGGTGAATAAAACATCAATGTTTAAGTAGTCAATTTCTGAAATAATTTTATTAATTAGCCGGTATTCATCCTGGATAAACATGATTTTTAAACCAGGATAATTTCGCAAAAGGAGTTTGGATTGTGGAGAAATATAATAATCATTAACCAGTGAGCTGGAATAGTGAATCACAATGGCATCAAACTTTTCCAAATTCAGCTGGGGAGTGATATCTCCAACATTAGAATAGGTATAAATCGTATGCTGAGAATACCTTTCGAACGCTGTAATATGATCAACAATCGTATTGGCATCTGCCGCGGATTCTGGTTTATTACATAAGAATAAAATGTTTAGCTTCATATTTACATCCATTAACTATCAAGCCACGTTTCAAATTATTTTATCGCTTCAACATAAAGATCGAGCCCTAAATACCGGCACCATTTTGTATTTAAATAATCTGCGCGAGGCCCCATTTTCAGGAGCGGGATTTTTTTCCATTGTAGCACGACACAATCATCGAAATTTTCGCGAGTGACTTGAATACGGCTGTAGTCAGCAAAAATGGATTTCAAATCGCTAATGGAAAAAAATTCCGTTTCAGGGGCGGCCTGTTTGCCATCCACTGATGCATCATAGGCATGGCGCTGAGCCACGGTCGGTCTTTTGATCAAATATTTAAAGCCCATCAGTTGCTGTAAAAGATTGCCGGCAGTGTTGAGTGGCCAGCGAGTCCATTGACGAAAAGAAAACTTGTTATACACCATGACAACCGCTTTCCCACCGGGCTTTAATATCCGGTACGCTTGATCCACGCATTTTTGAACGCTGCCGGTATGATGGAAGCAACCAATGGACACCACCATATCAAAATAATTGTCCGGGAAGGGGCATTCCAGCATGCTGCCTACGCGAACATCACCGGTCAGTCCCTGTTGCTGTAAGCGGTGTCTGGCCATGGCGGCTGCATTGTCAGCAATGTCAAGCCCATGGTATTCAGCACCGTGCATGGCCAGGTATTGAGCCATGGTGCCGTAGCCTAAACCAATCTCCAGTACTTTTTTGCCAACTATTTCTGAGGCAGGAAGGTATTTTTTAAGGTAAGGGTAAACATTGAGGTAATAGTCATCAAAAATGGCCAGACTCGACGGACTTGAATCAATAACACCCAAATATTTTGCCAGTGCACTACCGCATAACTCATTCCAGTACGCTTGATTTTGTTTATCAATTTCTTCCTGCGCAATGTTAGCTGACATGGTTATTCCCTTAATAATTGATTGTTACTGTGTTAGATGACAGAAGTAAAATACCCTTTGATTTTTCTAAATCGCGATAAACCGAAAAAATAAAGCAAGGCTGCAAGCCCAGAAACATAGATTAGGCCGTAAATTAACTGGTTTGGTATTGTATGATAGACCAGTGGCTGACGGAAGCCTTCGGTAAGAATATAAAAGGGATTGACCTGAGACGCTATTTGAATAGGTCTAGGCATGGATTCCAAGGTATAAAAAATAGGGGAAACAAATAAAATCATCATCAGAATATTAGGGAGAACAATGGCTAAATCCCGTAAAAAAACAGTCACTGCCGAAAGAAAAAAGCCTAGTCCAATCATAAAAAAATACATGATGGCAATGACTGGAATAATCATTAACGCTTCCCAGGATGGGCTGTTGTGATCCGCTATCATAATGATGATTAGAAAAAACAAACTGACGAGCAGCGGTATAATTGAAATTAAGATGGAAGAAACCGGTAAAATCTCGGTTTTAAACGCCATGTTTTTTACAATCCCGGTATTGGAGACAATCGAATTCGCGGAATTGAGTAAACCTTCGCTGATGGCAAGCCAGGGGCCATAGCCGCTGATTAACCAGACAACGTAAGAAAGGGTTGTGGTGGCTCCTGGCAATTTGGCGCGATAAACAAAGCCAAAAATAAACGTGAAGATACTGAGCATGATGATGGGGTTAAGGACCGCCCAGACTCCTCCCAAAGTGGAAGCAAGGTATCTGTCTTTAAGATTGATCCTGAAAAAATTATAAATCATGGAGTAGTCAGTTCTATCAAATCCGAACATACCGGAGCTTCCTTATTAACTAATTTAATTTCTGCAGGGTAGTGGAGCAAGGGTGCACCGCCACTAGGCATGCAATTATTTTTAATTTCAAATAGCCTGGTAAAATAATTACTGCAGATCGTGCTTTCATTCAGCTGCAATTTCAATTGGTAATAACCCTTATTTAATACCAGGGGGGTTAGTGACAGTTCCAGGATAAACGAGAGGTTTTGTTTCTCTTTTTCAATGCCGCCTAAATCATGAGTTGCCTGGTAAACAACGATGCCATCGATGCGTTCAATGGTTATATCGAGTGTTGCTTTACCGGGATGACGTCTGTTCATTTCAATGCCGGTCATGAAATTATCCTGGGTATAAAAAACCGTTTGCGGATAATCACTGTCGGCCAGTTTTAAAAGAACATGGGTTATCTGATAGTTGGAATCCGGATGAGTTGTTGACTCCTCATGGCGGGAATGCTGAGTCTCCGTGGCCTCATCCTCTTCTCTGATTTTTTTCAAGTAGCTTTGGGTCACGATGTCCGGGGTGTCATCCATCACGATTTCGCCTTTTTCCATCCATAAACAACGATTGCACATGGATTGAATGGTGGCCATGGAATGGGAAACCAAAAGGACGATTTTGCCTTTTTTGCAAATGTCTCTGATTTTTTGAGAGGCCTTTTGTGCAAAAAACATGTCGCCTGCGGAGAGGGCTTCATCAATAATCAATATTTCCGGCTCAATCTCGACCAGCATGGAAAAAGCAAGCCGCGATTTCATTCCGGTGGAGTAGGTTTTAACCGGTTTGTCTATGAAATGTTCTAATTCAGAAAATTCGATGATTCGGTCGATAATCGAATTCATCAATTCGCGCGATTTTCCCTGAATCTCGCCATCAAGATAAATGTTTTCTCGACCGCTTAAATCTTCCCTGAGCCCTACGCCAAGCGTCATAACGGCCGTGACCTTGCCTGTGATGGCTATTTCGCCGCTGCTGGGACTGGCAATCCCTGCAATCAGGGAAAGCAGTGTGGATTTCCCGGCGCCATTGCGGCCAATAATACCGACGGTCTCACCGGAATGCAGGCTGAGGTTAATGTCTTTCAACGCAATTTTGTCATCCTTTCCTCCTTCTTCGGAGGGTACGGGATCTGACTTTTTCAGATTATCGCTTAGTCGAGAGTAAAAAATCTTGGAGAGATTTTTAATGTCAATGCTGGGCGTTTGCATGGTGTTTAATCCTTA
This region of Legionella taurinensis genomic DNA includes:
- a CDS encoding glycosyltransferase; the encoded protein is MRKRGWDAIVVNLEPTDGINANFYHGEDMNLYDEDPVQFNKNIKNFFQEAKSKYRLMHFAGDGYLSFFPGNTTSNEPSDIIEWKQAGNKVAYTISGCNSGISQSSISSWSMADNGLKVCDRCIWQNNEEVCSDAKNLRWGKKVSNYCDLIFTETLPALDFMGAKKNTIREPVTTCLDRTIWRSNLSIPHHHWVDKKTEEILIYHAVGNYDTRHSETRNIKGTPFVFEAIERLKAEGYPVKLMFITNQSNEVIKYYQAQADIIVDQLNFGRYGANAREGMMLGKPVICYLNQFEYKEEDKLLSLQECPLVSATEDSVYKELKNLIVNKELRLTIGNASREYALKWHDAEACAERYERIYDELFKETR
- a CDS encoding ATP-binding protein, which gives rise to MNLIEIWHYHRPELAKIYLDTLNAGLVTSTTIFAPRRAGKTSFLLKDLTPAAEKSGYTVAYVDLWQTKLSPGVSIVRALERALEPKNAVQSLVAKLHTPIKKIKAKAELAGATVEGEIELGDSTKKYQTEIALQIDVLIDELCKKKPVLLLIDEAQELAKTKEHEAVATALRTAITRNQNRLRVVFTGSSRTQLAHVFSNSNAPLYSTGAAIADFPKLDRDFVEYIVERFKQSTGRTLPILPAWQAFVNFQQQPEPFLVGIVDMILNPSITLEDAMKLVADKLAHTENHEGAWAALDATQKALVRMIAQDPSLKPFSKAVVLKLRVIIGIESLEVTHVQRAMSKLSNVVFKSPRDTYEFENEAFAQWVRTLAE
- a CDS encoding GNAT family N-acetyltransferase, coding for MNSHLVTLRFPLQSDSANYFKWINDKELVLFNGNFKEVSQQEHQQWFDNLFKPSDAITFSILENQDNKLIGSCSLRNISQIHHNAELQIRIGEREYQNRGYGSDAVRKLVDWGFSSLNLKRIYLNVLSTNQRAIKAYQKCDFQIEGILRKAACIDGNFIDLVVMAIIK
- a CDS encoding WbqC family protein, which gives rise to MLVCAIHQPNFFPWNGYFDKIKRADVFIFLDEVAYPKSGSGSGSWCNRVKLLNNNQPSWYGLPIKKESGIQYIKNVTFSDKAFHIKKLKKSLFFNYKNAPYYEEVMAKIEPLLDFDTSSLAEYNINAVMGLSALLGLKTRFVRQSQLTHQEHSTALLIELLKQVKAEAYLCGNGAGGYQEDELFSQAGIELIYQNYNADKDQWLPIRHESEAGLSLLHSLFYRGLAV
- a CDS encoding glycosyltransferase, coding for MKLNILLLCNKPPVGNDANTIIDHIDAFTDYSEHTIWLLSNLGDLSRKLDLQKFDAIIIHYSLCILNNNYLSQSAKTRLRNYQGLKIIFVQDEYRQINNMISQLQYLDVDVLFTCFPDGEIERIYKKSDLPKVSKYNNLTGYIPERLLQLGPQPPIKSRPVHAGYRARRLSAWFGELGYEKWNIAEKWQEHTRGKSIVSDVSYHERDRIYGKKWIEFLSRCKATLGVESGSSVMDFTGELEKEVEAYELTHPHASFQEIQQLYFREYEGLYRLNQISPRCFEAIALKTALILYEGDYSGVLVPNRHYIVLKKDFSNMDDVLAKLNDNDYLQAMVDRAYEEVARSGQYSYQSFIHYVDGVISNEFQQRNKRLAGNYYAIDEYRKDIRHVSIKSRLFKLGMGTFQRLPPGMRSVIKGILKPKTTLKMLKKKYYQLK
- a CDS encoding glycosyltransferase; protein product: MEKFDAIVIHYSSSLVNDYYISPQSKLLLRNYPGLKIMFIQDEYRLINKIISEIDYLNIDVLFTCFPEEEMDRIYCPSKLPSLAKYSNLTGYIPQRLLDLSSSIPPISQRQIDVGYRSRKVPFWLGQLGYEKWHIVEQWNQYVGNDTRLSVDISYNEQDRIYGERWIQFLLTCKTTLGVESGASVMDFTGQLQTLVDFHQATYPEDSFEKIQKIYLSEFEGLYKLNQISPRCFEAIALKTVLVLYEGDYSGILIPDKHYIPLKKDFSNITEVINKIKNIRYLQDMADRAYEDIALNRQYHYSSFVHRFDELISLQFKLRNKIQVNNPYQLGEFTQLLKIPKKRIQPHFKIKGFIQHKLSRVMHITVNQFAQISLLRKLKFFLTQRVVIFNPLLRVIKRYILQLI
- a CDS encoding class I SAM-dependent methyltransferase, translated to MSANIAQEEIDKQNQAYWNELCGSALAKYLGVIDSSPSSLAIFDDYYLNVYPYLKKYLPASEIVGKKVLEIGLGYGTMAQYLAMHGAEYHGLDIADNAAAMARHRLQQQGLTGDVRVGSMLECPFPDNYFDMVVSIGCFHHTGSVQKCVDQAYRILKPGGKAVVMVYNKFSFRQWTRWPLNTAGNLLQQLMGFKYLIKRPTVAQRHAYDASVDGKQAAPETEFFSISDLKSIFADYSRIQVTRENFDDCVVLQWKKIPLLKMGPRADYLNTKWCRYLGLDLYVEAIK
- a CDS encoding ABC transporter permease, which encodes MFGFDRTDYSMIYNFFRINLKDRYLASTLGGVWAVLNPIIMLSIFTFIFGFVYRAKLPGATTTLSYVVWLISGYGPWLAISEGLLNSANSIVSNTGIVKNMAFKTEILPVSSILISIIPLLVSLFFLIIIMIADHNSPSWEALMIIPVIAIMYFFMIGLGFFLSAVTVFLRDLAIVLPNILMMILFVSPIFYTLESMPRPIQIASQVNPFYILTEGFRQPLVYHTIPNQLIYGLIYVSGLAALLYFFGLSRFRKIKGYFTSVI
- a CDS encoding ABC transporter ATP-binding protein, yielding MQTPSIDIKNLSKIFYSRLSDNLKKSDPVPSEEGGKDDKIALKDINLSLHSGETVGIIGRNGAGKSTLLSLIAGIASPSSGEIAITGKVTAVMTLGVGLREDLSGRENIYLDGEIQGKSRELMNSIIDRIIEFSELEHFIDKPVKTYSTGMKSRLAFSMLVEIEPEILIIDEALSAGDMFFAQKASQKIRDICKKGKIVLLVSHSMATIQSMCNRCLWMEKGEIVMDDTPDIVTQSYLKKIREEDEATETQHSRHEESTTHPDSNYQITHVLLKLADSDYPQTVFYTQDNFMTGIEMNRRHPGKATLDITIERIDGIVVYQATHDLGGIEKEKQNLSFILELSLTPLVLNKGYYQLKLQLNESTICSNYFTRLFEIKNNCMPSGGAPLLHYPAEIKLVNKEAPVCSDLIELTTP